One Halobacterium zhouii genomic region harbors:
- a CDS encoding HalX domain-containing protein: protein MTLGVESMPTPAQQHPPARPVLIAHPDSDTVSQYDGWLPDYCTAQSALCGREAIEKHTAETSVAILDEGLAECCAEEVAAKICGTEASTKILSTRTDPSQSAAGKRSVFDDTLASPIAEADFRSTVESLHRRATYDKLLGEYYTLARERATLESKTLTPGSQEAVRYTEVISELAELEAALERALADFDDADYRAVFEVVLA from the coding sequence ATGACACTTGGCGTCGAAAGCATGCCCACACCGGCCCAACAGCACCCTCCCGCGCGGCCGGTGCTAATCGCACATCCAGACAGCGATACCGTGTCGCAGTACGATGGATGGTTGCCTGATTACTGCACAGCCCAGTCTGCTCTCTGTGGACGCGAAGCTATCGAGAAACACACTGCTGAAACGAGTGTCGCGATTCTCGACGAGGGGCTCGCCGAGTGCTGTGCGGAGGAAGTGGCGGCCAAGATATGCGGCACAGAAGCGTCGACGAAAATCCTCTCTACGAGGACGGACCCCTCACAATCAGCCGCTGGAAAACGTTCCGTATTCGATGATACGCTGGCGAGTCCGATTGCGGAAGCGGACTTTCGCTCCACCGTCGAATCGCTTCACCGGCGGGCAACGTACGACAAACTACTCGGCGAGTACTACACTCTCGCCCGAGAGCGCGCCACACTCGAAAGTAAAACATTGACCCCTGGTTCACAGGAGGCCGTTCGCTACACCGAGGTGATTTCGGAGTTGGCCGAACTGGAAGCGGCATTAGAGCGAGCGCTGGCAGACTTCGATGACGCCGACTACAGGGCCGTTTTCGAGGTGGTCCTTGCATGA
- a CDS encoding ABC transporter ATP-binding protein: MTDPLLCVEDLEKHYYERGSLLDTVLRRDATAVQAVDGVSFDVNEGETLGLVGESGCGKSTTGETVLRLREPTGGTVEFDGEDVSALSGDDMTAFRQRAGIVFQDPHGSLDPRMTAGEIVREPLEVHDVGTPAERDERVRNLLERVGLSADQFDRYPHEFSGGQQQRVGIARALALEPDFLVLDEPVSALDVSVQAQILNLLDDLQEEFGLTYLFIAHDLSVVRHICDRVAVMYLGEIVETAPTRQLFDDPKHPYTQALLESVPRPDTDEADRDIHTLAGDVPSPRDPPSGCRFRTRCPKVIPPEDLDIDQEAFRDVMDVRDRLTRGELDADDVEDSDAWHDHVSRDVPAAAADALSEAFAALADGDEDAARDRLRETFESVCERSNPGLAGDSRAACHLRE, from the coding sequence GTGACTGACCCCCTACTGTGCGTCGAGGACCTCGAGAAACACTACTACGAACGCGGCTCCCTGCTCGACACCGTACTGCGCCGCGACGCGACCGCCGTGCAGGCCGTCGATGGCGTGAGCTTCGACGTCAACGAGGGCGAGACGCTCGGCCTCGTCGGCGAGTCCGGCTGTGGGAAATCCACCACGGGCGAGACCGTGCTCCGACTCCGCGAGCCGACCGGCGGCACCGTCGAGTTCGACGGCGAGGACGTCTCGGCCCTCTCGGGCGACGACATGACCGCGTTCCGGCAGCGTGCCGGCATCGTCTTCCAGGACCCACACGGGAGCCTCGACCCGCGCATGACCGCCGGCGAGATCGTTCGCGAACCGCTCGAGGTCCACGACGTGGGGACGCCCGCAGAGCGCGACGAGCGCGTCCGCAACCTGCTCGAACGCGTCGGCCTGTCCGCCGACCAGTTCGACCGCTACCCCCACGAGTTCTCCGGCGGCCAGCAGCAACGCGTCGGCATCGCCCGCGCGCTCGCGCTCGAACCTGACTTCCTCGTGCTCGACGAGCCCGTGAGCGCACTCGACGTGAGCGTGCAGGCCCAGATTCTGAACCTCCTCGACGACCTCCAGGAGGAGTTCGGACTGACGTATCTGTTCATCGCCCACGACCTCTCGGTCGTCCGCCACATCTGCGACCGCGTCGCCGTCATGTATCTCGGCGAAATCGTGGAGACGGCGCCCACGCGCCAGCTGTTCGACGACCCGAAGCACCCGTACACGCAGGCACTCTTAGAGAGCGTGCCACGGCCCGATACCGACGAAGCCGACCGCGACATCCACACGCTCGCCGGCGACGTCCCGTCGCCGCGCGACCCGCCCTCGGGCTGTCGGTTCCGGACGCGCTGCCCGAAGGTCATCCCGCCCGAAGACCTCGACATCGACCAGGAGGCGTTCCGCGACGTGATGGACGTCCGCGACCGCCTGACGCGCGGCGAACTCGACGCCGACGACGTCGAAGACAGCGACGCGTGGCACGACCACGTCTCCCGGGACGTGCCCGCCGCGGCCGCGGACGCGCTCTCCGAGGCGTTCGCCGCGCTCGCCGACGGCGACGAGGACGCCGCCCGCGACCGCCTCCGCGAGACCTTCGAGAGCGTCTGCGAGCGCTCGAACCCGGGCCTCGCCGGCGACAGCCGCGCCGCCTGCCACCTCCGCGAATAG